In Euphorbia lathyris chromosome 9, ddEupLath1.1, whole genome shotgun sequence, the following are encoded in one genomic region:
- the LOC136205744 gene encoding universal stress protein A-like protein isoform X1: MEETGEKKMKVMVAIDESEGSFYALQWTLDNLKFSGLITLLHVQDPFNPIALGGAASVTGFYVPIAVVESVRKAQQEASAALLSRALNMCNDKMVKAETVVIEGDAKDIICEFTEKAHFDLLVVGSRGLGKIKRAFLGSVSDYCSHHAKCPILIVRPPNPKELLTK, from the exons ATGGAGGAAACTGGtgagaagaagatgaaagtGATGGTTGCAATAGATGAAAGTGAAGGAAGCTTCTATGCTCTTCAATGGACACTTGACAACCTTAAATTTAGTGGTTTGATCACTCTGCTTCATGTTCAGGATCCTTTTAACCCCATCGCTCTTGGTGGAGCTGCTAGTGTTACtg GTTTTTATGTCCCAATCGCAGTAGTGGAATCGGTGAGGAAAGCTCAGCAAGAGGCTTCTGCAGCTTTGCTGTCCCGTGCACTAAACATGTGCAATGACAAGATG GTGAAAGCAGAAACTGTGGTTATTGAAGGAGATGCAAAAGACATTATTTGTGAATTTACTGAGAAAGCACACTTTGATCTCCTTGTTGTTGGCAGTCGCGGCCTTGGCAAAATTAAGAG GGCTTTCTTAGGGAGTGTAAGTGATTACTGTTCTCATCATGCAAAATGTCCTATTCTCATCGTCAGGCCACCAAATCCAAAGGAGCTACTTACCAAGTAG
- the LOC136205744 gene encoding universal stress protein A-like protein isoform X2, with translation MEETGEKKMKVMVAIDESEGSFYALQWTLDNLKFSGLITLLHVQDPFNPIALGGAASVTVVESVRKAQQEASAALLSRALNMCNDKMVKAETVVIEGDAKDIICEFTEKAHFDLLVVGSRGLGKIKRAFLGSVSDYCSHHAKCPILIVRPPNPKELLTK, from the exons ATGGAGGAAACTGGtgagaagaagatgaaagtGATGGTTGCAATAGATGAAAGTGAAGGAAGCTTCTATGCTCTTCAATGGACACTTGACAACCTTAAATTTAGTGGTTTGATCACTCTGCTTCATGTTCAGGATCCTTTTAACCCCATCGCTCTTGGTGGAGCTGCTAGTGTTACtg TAGTGGAATCGGTGAGGAAAGCTCAGCAAGAGGCTTCTGCAGCTTTGCTGTCCCGTGCACTAAACATGTGCAATGACAAGATG GTGAAAGCAGAAACTGTGGTTATTGAAGGAGATGCAAAAGACATTATTTGTGAATTTACTGAGAAAGCACACTTTGATCTCCTTGTTGTTGGCAGTCGCGGCCTTGGCAAAATTAAGAG GGCTTTCTTAGGGAGTGTAAGTGATTACTGTTCTCATCATGCAAAATGTCCTATTCTCATCGTCAGGCCACCAAATCCAAAGGAGCTACTTACCAAGTAG